A part of Onthophagus taurus isolate NC chromosome 7, IU_Otau_3.0, whole genome shotgun sequence genomic DNA contains:
- the LOC111429597 gene encoding cytadherence high molecular weight protein 2, with translation MDITPEKNRNDTEDSDDGLKIVLDSPVQRKQRSKPSSPVISPKDAEIINTIANELDKGLDEKAERANLSESKVKSILKHVVTNEHVLALVRQAENPDLENNLIPFEPKLTRAKIKELRMDGPSIPAVHWKRKSTPSRVESLIVEEFQEDSSGDEYVPEDEKEVEEEEEEEDSSVYSESEPPTPKNADSSTQTLWTEDGIFKIPASLNKLEEDEATIAKRTRSKLSLSSTSLEKITEVLPPDPDIELETTSNDDIYDMDLDEDWKDFLVKFMQPLDEAIKEDEDQDPEYNILAEKEQVDKEELRADRGVKVSKKELNQLISEIFECETFYTETFNLYASEIEEKENQTCQNLNPPSISFDENDDVNITGLPPENEETEIVAEIPPDMISEDQKELLEQQMRQHVQMLTQNFLLLYEHPENADLGLKCKEYLLNLKNLPVNGKKSYFNPINLDPALKIIDDWEKRFTENGPEVQETRAHIEKTLYDCNKYRAMNTHYIPKFPPLLMSIVVKSNTFLYTHLMPKIPFKPNKVLRNVEFLKSELELIALGLEQFESFAKSDPHHLNSKGEVKFKDVCSYIQRYMLPSKDTNRLYKFISYKRRAGAEMNPIKYYYTNGTAPKTTHFLIEMEKLGFLSPIERNINELPYQWQVFLNPEIEKAPYNSRGNQNNGNLVTPILPNQFIPVYQIPQPFQNIPILICPITPQPIYNNNNKPQTSKDYTNKKKRSLPKPIKKCTPSLVPKAKKRILFNESETGKYFSEFCSQSSPTAKLEEYFRHKPKKLITLEERLKKFKFNSLTLKNSDNLMKKMLPSMPSLCTPRRESPELNEPNEKNSCFADETDQSQTLSQNNDEEKREEIQENIEKIENEMIKYDEMLARDNQEDINALMVASSTIKPPRKKVVCTGEKKKAKQLKELTTNLTMLSPNEKDQEEKSERFVQSYYEKLKEQLDIHDYHQLIEILHNFEPAKDSVINLYHNITNILNPKHPDLAEEFLIFLTASQAKSIGKLVPYLLLSNMSLFLMKLEMYFKDQPVQVRKIYRALTELNECVDVNMEKVTSVIMPLLKGNKMLIDWFLSVFPNEKPTESMLSGSWEVVEIPKDPLPANEEPYEVITLPEYDDPYGGPNCICQCHESEDNLYKIRSKHCIPCGSKFLQGKVYIHTGKGLRQVKVSFSKKSSGLDPFTRLGCPPQTKKKSDLIQSKPNNSTTTQNKETHDELRLLSNESDEDNENTKNKKSGSNKNRSPRKRKQKPKIERPKKEKKKLKEKKSSSKETKASAKIEKINIENNEIQMNSKNEDEFRLGVKCGNENDPTLMECDLNTSIEAFELRLSPEQSAESESGETSQDNVNTDSDTSIDSQENVNINESWTKDEDKTILETLQKEGHREETFVKIAELLKSRSVDKIKERFQLLMRLIQEMANKKT, from the exons ATGGATATTACGCCAGAAAAGAATAGAAATGATACAGAAGACTCCGATGATGGTTTAAAAATAGTGCTAGATAGTCCGGTACAGCGAAAGCAACGTTCGAAACCATCCAGTCCCGTTATATCACCGAAAGATGCAGAAATAATTAACACAATTGCGAACGAATTAGATAAAGGACTCGATGAAAAGGCGGAGAGAGCAAATTTAAGCGAATCGAAAgtcaaatcaattttaaaacatgttGTCACAAATGAGCATGTGCTTGCTTTGGTTCGACAAGCTGAAAATCCTgatttggaaaataatttgataccTTTTGAACCAAAATTGACAAGAGCTAAGATAAA gGAATTGCGTATGGATGGACCGAGTATACCAGCGGTGCATTGGAAAAGAAAATCAACACCTTCGCGTGTTGAATCATTAATAGTTGAAGAGTTTCAAGAAGATTCTTCAGGAGATGAATATGTTCCTGAAGATGAGAAAGAAgtggaagaagaagaggaagaagaagacaGTTCCGTTTACAGTGAATCCGAACCTCCCACACCAAAAAATGCCGATTCAAGTACACAAACTCTTTGGACAGAAgatggaatttttaaaattcccgcaagtttaaataaattagaagaagatgaagCTACCATCGCTAAGCGAACTCGTTCAAAACTTTCTTTGAGCTCAACATCTCTAGAAAAAATCACCGAAGTTCTTCCTCCAGATCCCGATATTGAATTAGAAACAACTTCAAATGACGATATTTACGATATGGATCTAGATGAAGATTGGAAAGACTTTTTAGTGAAGTTTATGCAACCTCTAGATGAAGCTATAAAAGAAGATGAAGATCAAGATCCTGAATACAATATTTTAGCTGAAAAAGAACAAGTTGATAAAGAAGAATTAAGGGCCGATAGGGGAGtgaaagtttcaaaaaaagaattgaatcaattaatttcagaaatttttgaatgcgaaacattttatactgaaacttttaatttatatgcAAGCGAAATTGAGGAGAAAGAAAATCAAacttgtcaaaatttaaatcccCCGAGTATTTCTTTTGATGAAAATGAT gaTGTGAATATTACGGGTTTGCCTCCAGAGAATGAAGAAACGGAAATCGTAGCAGAAATCCCTCCAGATATGATATCTGAAGAtcaaaaagaacttttagaacaacaaATGAGGCAACATGTTCAAATGttgacacaaaattttttattactttatgaACATCCAGAAAATGCTGATCTTGGATTAAAATGCAAAGAGTATCTT ttaaatttaaaaaatttaccagtaaatggtaaaaaatcttattttaatccaattaATCTCGATCCggctttaaaaattatcgacGATTGGGAAAAAAGGTTTACAGAAAACGGACCAGAAGTCCAAGAAACTAGAGCACACATCGAAAAAACGTTATACGATTG caatAAATATCGTGCCATGAATACACATTACATTCCAAAGTTTCCACCGTTATTAATGAGCATAGTAGTGAAAAGcaacacatttttatatacacaTTTAATGCCAAAAATTCCTTTCAAACCAAACAAAGTGTTAAGAAatgttgaatttttaaaatcagaACTTGA atTAATCGCGTTGGgtttagaacaatttgaatcattCGCAAAATCTGATCCCCATCACCTTAACTCAAAAGGTGAAGTCAAGTTTAAGGATGTTTGCAGTTACATTCAACGTTATATGTTACCATCAAAAGATACAAATCGCCTCTATAAGTTTATAAGTTATAAGCGACGTGCGGGAGCGGAAATGAACCCAATTAAGTATTACTATACAAATGGAACAGCCCCTAAAACAactcattttttaattgagatGGAAAAATTAGGGTTCCTTTCTCCGATTGAAAGAAATATTAACGAATTACCATATCAATGGCAAGTTTTTTTGAACCCGGAAATTGAGAAAGCACCTTATAATAGCCGTGGAAATCAAAATAATGGAAATTTGGTAACACCTATACTTCCAAATCAATTTATTCCGGTTTATCAAATACCACAG ccatttcaaaatataccAATTTTAATCTGCCCGATAACCCCTCAACCGatttataataacaataataaaccaCAAACATCAAAGGATtacaccaataaaaaaaaacgctcGCTTCCAAAACCCATTAAAAAATGCACACCTTCACTGGTTCCCAAAGCAAAGAAAAGAATCTTATTTAATGAAAGCGAAACAGGAAAATATTTCAGTGAGTTTTGTTCTCAAAGTTCTCCAACAGCAAAATTAGAGGAGTACTTTAGACATAAACctaaaaagttaattacatTAGAAGAGcgattaaaaaagtttaagtttaattccttaacattaaaaaactcggataatttgatgaaaaaaatgttacctAGTATGCCAAGTTTGTGTACCCCTCGAAGAGAGAGTCCTGAATTAAATGAGCCgaatgaaaaaaattcatGTTTTGCTGATGAAACCGATCAATCACAAACTTTATCTCAAAACAATGATGAAGAGAAAAGAGAAGAAATTCaagaaaatatagaaaaaattgagaatgaaatgataaaatatGATGAAATGCTTGCGAGAGATAATCAAGAGGATATTAATGCTTTAATGGTTGCTTCATCAACGATAAAGCCCCcaagaaaaaaagttgtttgtacaggtgaaaagaaaaaagcgaaacaattaaaagaattaacaaCAAATCTTACTATGTTATCACCTAATGAAAAGGATCAGGAAGAAAAATCTGAAAGATTCGTGCAAtcttattatgaaaaattaaaggaaCAACTTGACATTCATGATTATCAccaattaattgaaattttacaCAATTTTGAACCTGCAAAAGACtctgttattaatttatatcataatataacaaacattttaaacccAAAACATCCAGATTTGGctgaagaatttttaatatttttaacagcATCTCAAGCAAAATCTATTGGAAAGCTTGTTCCTTACTTACTTTTAAGTAACATGTCTTTATTTCTTATGAAATTAGAGATGTACTTTAAAGACCAACCCGTACAGGTTAGAAAAATTTATCGAGCCCTTACAGAACTTAACGAATGTGTTGATGTTAACATGGAAAAAGTGACAAGTGTTATTATGCCCCTTTTGAAAGGAAATAAGATGTTAATTGATTggtttttaagtgtttttccTAATGAAAAGCCTACGGAAAg tatgCTGAGTGGTTCATGGGAAGTTGTTGAAATTCCTAAAGATCCTTTACCTGCAAATGAGGAGCCTTATGAAGTTATAACTCTTCCAGAATATGATGATCCTTATGGAGGCCCTAATTGTATTTGTCAATGTCATGAAAGTGAagataatttgtataaaattaggTCGAAACATTGTATTCCATGTGGATCAAAA tTTCTTCAAGGTAAAGTGTACATCCATACCGGAAAAGGTTTAAGACAAGTAAAAGTATCATTCTCGAAAAAATCTTCGGGTTTAGATCCATTTACAAGATTAGGATGCCCTCcgcaaacaaaaaagaaatccgATTTAATACAATCCAAACCGAATAATTCAACGACTACGCAAAATAAAGAAACTCACGATGAACTTCGGTTATTAAGCAACGAAAGCGATGAAGATAatgaaaacacaaaaaataaaaaatcgggtTCGAATAAAAATCGTTCGCCGagaaaacgaaaacaaaaaccGAAAATCGAAAGACCcaaaaaagagaagaaaaaattaaaagagaaaaaatcgTCGTCGAAAGAAACGAAGGCGAgtgcgaaaattgaaaaaattaatattgaaaataatgaaattcaAATGAATTCGAAAAATGAAGATGAATTTAGGCTCGGTGTAAAGTGTGGCAATGAAAATGATCCTACATTAATGGAATGTGATTTAAATACTTCAATTGAAGCGTTTGAGTTGAGGTTAAGTCCCGAACAAAGTGCAGAATCTGAAAgtg GTGAAACATCTCAAGATAATGTAaacactgatagtgatacttCAATTGATAGTcaagaaaatgtaaatataaatgagaGTTGGACTAAAGACGAAGATAAAACGATATTAGAAACGTTACAAAAAGAAGGGCATAGAGAGGAAACGTTCGTAAAAATCGcggaattattaaaaagtaggTCTGTGGATAAAATTAAGGAACGTTTTCAATTGCTGATGAGGTTAATACAAGAAATGGCCAATAAAAAGACTTAA
- the LOC111429593 gene encoding hepatoma-derived growth factor-related protein 2, protein MSKKAFNVGDMVFAKVKGYPAWPAKVVAVNGKKYEVDFYGTGEKGMIKVEDLFYYLKHKEQFCKNLKRKDYIEAVEQIEAEIKESGTDGNSKGNEEDPAEEVQEKQEKGKGRKRKRSNSNNEGKKLSHSSNDSLVIEESENSLLDDSTNENDSKISLPAVSRSGRVIKTKRYSLQSEDEEKRATKRRRSMPEGNQISAEGGKSPKLEAINEEKNDVEKTTKIEAEIEEKLNDDEENNENKTKIDENKDVKEMKEEKEEKALKSEPVEVRIITPQYLQTIISYAEHVKANEKRYKGLKEEPRECFENEVVLATLPSGNLVGIKYGTNTSKHSSEYDRALSDEEEAKTLLSLKDLVENGNCKPEDDPNMFILNVEPPDDEQDSKAMEMTNNKIRLLKTEASLVDYDGKIKTSLDLEKAEPKIALEYLDLMSELNITPVMLKKYPAVVDMMNLLTKYVGNAKEWKLTGQDLEIFQKDAEKIRNKAKEIILKFKVLFSVPEKSSFLTVFNRSLEVFKEETKDLKENEVFALCAEPYSRQTFFDNHTLKLDIDSPQKEETVSEQDNCSNKPTTDKEEEKNDVE, encoded by the exons ATGAGTAAAAAAGCGTTCAACGTTGGTGATATGGTTTTCGCCAAAGTTAAAGGATATCCAGCTTGGCCTGCAAAG GTTGTTGCAGTTAACGGCAAGAAATATGAGGTTGACTTTTATGGAACAGGAGAAAA gggTATGATTAAGGTGGAGGATCtcttttattatctaaaaCACAAGGAGCAATTTTGCAAGAATTTAAAACGTAAAGATTACATCGAAGCTGTGGAACAAATTGAGGCTGAAATTAAAGAATCTGGAACAGATGGAAATTCAAAAGGAAATGAGGAAGATCCTGCTGAGGAGGTTCAAGAGAAAcaagaaaaaggaaaagggCGAAAAAGGAAGCGCTCGAATTCGAATAATGaaggaaaaaaattgtctCATTCATCTAATGATAGCTTAGTAATAGAAG aaTCAGAAAATTCACTTCTTGATGATTCAACAAACGAAAATGATTCCAAAATATCACTCCCAGCTGTTAGTAGAAGTGGAAgagtaataaaaacaaaaaggtaTTCCCTTCAAAgtgaagatgaagaaaaacGCGCAACAAAGCGGAGAAGATCGATGCCAGAAGGAAATCAAATCAGTGCCGAAGGTGGAAAATCGCCGAAATTGGAAGCTATCAATGAAGAGAAAAATGATGTTGAAAAAACGACGAAAATTGAAGcagaaatagaagaaaaattaaatgatgatgaagaaaacaatgaaaataaaacaaaaattgatgaaaacaaAGATGTAAAGGAAATGAAGGAAGAGAAAGAGGAAAAAGCATTGAAATCAGAACCAGTTGAAGTAAGAATAATAACCCCTCAATATTTGCAAACAATTATTTCGTATGCAGAACATGTTAAAGCAAACGAAAAAAGATATAAAGGTTTAAAAGAAGAACCGAGagaatgttttgaaaatgaagTTGTTTTAGCAACTTTACCATCTGGAAATTTAGTCGGCATAAAATACGGAACAAACACTTCAAAACATTCATCAGAATACGATCGGGCACTCTCAGATGAAGAAGAAGCAAAAACGTTACTTTCATTAAAAGACTTAGTCGAAAACGGTAATTGTAAACCGGAAGACGATCCAAATATGTTCATTTTAAACGTGGAACCACCCGATGATGAACAAGACAGTAAAGCAATGGAAATgaccaacaataaaataagattattaaaaacgGAAGCTTCTTTAGTTGATTAtgatggaaaaattaaaacttctttGGATTTGGAGAAAGCTGAGCCGAAAATCGCGTTGGAATATTTGGATTTAATGAGTGAATTGAATATTACTCCAGTTATGTTGAAAAAATATCCTGCTGTTGTTGAtatgatgaatttattaacaaa atACGTTGGAAATGCAAAAGAATGGAAATTAACAGGACAAGATTtagaaattttccaaaaagaCGCCGAAAAAATCAGAAACAAAgcaaaagaaatcattttgaaatttaaagttCTATTCTCTGTGCCagaaaaaagttcatttttgACTGTGTTTAATCGATCTCTTGAagtttttaaagaagaaactaaagatttaaaagaaaacgaagTTTTTGCACTTTGTGCTGAACCAT attcgCGACAAACTTTCTTCGATAACCACACATTAAAATTAGACATAGATTCCCCTCAAAAAGAAGAAACCGTTTCCGAACAAGATAATTGCTCAAATAAACCAACCACTGATAAAGAGGAAGAGAAAAATGACGTTGAATAA
- the LOC111429594 gene encoding RNA-binding motif protein, X-linked 2-like produces MNPLTNMKNVKKLSEQELNFKNKTSWHDQYRSSAWIFVGGFPYELTEGDIICIFSQYGEIVNINLIRDKDTGKSKGFGFICYEDQRSTDLAVDNFNGIKILNKTIRVDHVTDYKMPKDSKKIDNETRKLHEEGCAPRVVDVKPVIKREDEFRETLADQIVNDIKLPPRLPIYVTEIKQEKVDEEKTEREEKKDKKKKKHKKEKKKKKSKKRRKSSDSSSSEDDLDERKHKKR; encoded by the exons ATGAATCCTCTAAC GAATatgaaaaatgtgaaaaaattGAGCGAACAAgaacttaatttcaaaaataaaacatcctGGCATGATCAATACCGTTCAAGTGCATGGATTTTCGTCGGAGGATTTCCTTACGAGTTAACAGAAGGCGATATAATCTGCATTTTTTCCCAATACGGTGAAATtgtgaatataaatttaattcgaGATAAAGACACCGGGAAATCGAAAGGTTTTGGATTTATATGTTACGAAGATCAACGTTCTACGGATTTGGCGgttgataattttaatggaatcaaaattttaaataaaacaatacgagTCGATCATGTTACCGATTATAAAATGCCTAaagattcgaaaaaaattgataacgaAACTAGGAAATTGCATGAAGAAGGTTGCGCGCCACGAGTAGTTGATGTTAAACCGGTTATTAAACGGGAGGATGAGTTTAGGGAGACTCTAGCTGATCAAATTgttaatgatattaaattaCCACCTCGGTTGCCCATTTATGTAACAGaaattaaacaagaaaaagttgatgaagaaaaaactgaaagagaggaaaagaaagataaaaagaaaaagaagcataaaaaggaaaagaagaagaaaaagagtaAAAAGAGGAGGAAATCTAGTGATTCCTCTAGCTCAGAAGATGATTTAGATgaaagaaaacataaaaaacgaTAG
- the LOC111429595 gene encoding U11/U12 small nuclear ribonucleoprotein 35 kDa protein-like yields the protein MSETNSSNKSEAWSQYAKHYNPLKIGSIDGTDTEPHDKAIVRAIDSDYIPNKFVKGRPECTIFVSRLNPKTTKDTIKEIFSKFGQLKRFRLVRDIVTGFPKGYAFIEYESESSAEEAYRSAYRMNIDGNVVFVDFECERLLKGWKPRRLGGGFGGKKESGQLRFGGRDRPFRKPIHLEIREREEKSRTGRFRQRSYDSDEERRKRRRSRSGERRRDRERSYR from the exons ATGAGTGAAACT AATTCCAGTAACAAAAGCGAGGCATGGTCCCAATACGCAAAACATTACAACCCCTTAAAAATAGGTTCAATAGATGGTACAGACACTGAGCCCCATGACAAAGCAATCGTTCGTGCAATCGATTCTGATTACATCCCTAATAAATTCGTTAAGGGTCGACCTGAATGTACGATTTTCGTTAGTCGTTTAAACCCAAAAACGACCAAGGATACTATCAAAGAAATCTTTTCAAAGTTTGGACAATTAAAGCGTTTTCGTTTAGTACGAGATATTGTAACAGGTTTTCCAAAAGGTTATGCTTTTATTGAATACGAATCTGAATCCTCTGCTGAAGAAGCTTATCGTAGTGCTTATAGGATGAATATAGATGGAAatgttgtttttgttgattttgaaTGCGAACGATTATTAAAAGGTTGGAAACCGAGAAGATTGGGGGGCGGATTTGGAGGGAAAAAAGAATCAGGACAATTAAGATTTGGAGGGAGAGATAGACCATTTAGAAAACCAATTCATTTAGAGATAAGAGAACGTGAGGAGAAGTCTCGAACTGGAAGGTTTCGGCAAAGAAGTTATGATTCTGATGAAGAAAGGAGGAAACGAAGAAGGAGTCGAAGTGGAGAGAGAAGAAGGGATAGGGAAAGAAGTTATAGATAG
- the LOC111413069 gene encoding protein phosphatase 1 regulatory subunit 42-like, which translates to MDKVKDKKTLIKNDKKGGKLKEEKNQKDKIEVFLKVTHLYWQDKCLKSIKNLNSFINLSVLYLHNNNIEKIENLNGLRYLVALYLQKNKIKKLENLHNLTRLERLYLGHNEIRVIENLENLISLTELHIEKQNLPKGSSLCLDPRSRVSLSNTLEMLNISDNNIQSIENLASLYYLKNLIASNNNITDIKKITNSLKHMVNLREADFLGNPVAKERKYRDKIISCTYLKCLDGKEVSKITRCFIKRLEEERNYANKSKAQLIDDGFEDNGKRYSLGMKKSVCNLMLKPVKSGINVTGEDDAEYLGWKSLPNSFKLKKPSKSCLKK; encoded by the coding sequence atgGACAAAGTAAAAGAcaaaaaaacgttaataaaaaatgataaaaaaggtggaaaattaaaagaagaaaaaaatcaaaaagataaaatagaagtgtttttaaaagTGACACACCTTTACTGGcaagataaatgtttaaaatcaatcaaaaaccTAAACAGtttcataaatttaagtgTTTTATACCTACATAACAATAACATcgagaaaattgaaaatttaaatggttTAAGATATTTGGTCGCGCTGTACcttcaaaaaaataagataaaaaaattggagAACCTTCATAATTTAACCCGCTTAGAACGCTTATACCTTGGACACAACGAAATAAGAGTGattgaaaatttagaaaatttaatttcgctTACTGAATTACatattgaaaaacaaaatttacctAAAGGTTCTTCTTTATGTTTAGATCCAAGATCACGAGTCTCTTTAAGCAACACCCTCGAAATGTTGAACATTTCCGACAACAATATACAGTCAATCGAAAATTTAGCATCTTTATATTACTTAAAGAACCTAATCGCATCGAACAACAACATAACcgacataaaaaaaataacaaattctttaaaacatATGGTAAATTTACGCGAAGCTGACTTTCTTGGAAATCCAGTTGCGAAAGAACGGAAATATcgcgataaaattatttcgtgcacttatttaaaatgtttggaTGGGAAAGAAGTTAGTAAAATCACGAGGTGTTTTATTAAAAGGTTAGAGGAGGAAAGAAATTATGCAAATAAATCGAAAGCGCAATTAATCGATGATGGTTTTGAAGATAACGGGAAAAGATATTCATTGGGGATGAAAAAATCGGTTtgtaatttaatgttaaaaccGGTTAAAAGCGGCATCAATGTCACTGGTGAGGATGACGCGGAGTATTTGGGATGGAAATCTTTACCgaatagttttaaattgaaaaaaccatctaaaagttgtttaaaaaaataa
- the LOC111413075 gene encoding NSFL1 cofactor p47-like has product MSENNDKLQQFLTVTGIDEERARFYMESSAWDLELALTSFYDADPDQEPESVDTIQFSNPADETPTDTTAKPKTEKPTTRSSKFATLNTLESSDDEEEGQAYYAGGSENSGQQVLGPPKKKKDIVAEMFKSVQEHGVEILDSASTSQPGAFRGTGYRLGQTGNDSVTVPGFVEPSPPIQVTMKLWREGFSLDNGPLRAYDDPSNRNFLDSVRRGEIPTELRQGVNEVHLSMEDHRMEGFKQTSHGKLTKPFSGTGHTLGSPAPPTIGTPLNEDKSVNEAHAKKQVKLDEAQPITNLQIRLADGSRLIGQFNNSHTVGEVRSFIIAARPQYETRAFSLLSSYPTKELDDSQSLEAAGILNSAIMQKLK; this is encoded by the exons ATGTCAGAAAATAACGATAAACTCCAACAGTTCCTAACGGTAACAGGAATCGATGAAGAACGTGCTCGATTTTATATGGAATCTTCCGCTTGGGATTTAGAG CTGGCTTTAACAAGTTTTTACGATGCAGACCCCGATCAAGAACCTGAAAGCGTCGATACCATCCAATTTTCAAACCCTGCGGACGAAACCCCAACAGATACAACAGCAAAACCAAAAACGGAAAAACCAACAACGAGGAGCTCAAAATTTGCCACATTAAACACATTGGAATCGTCCGATGACGAAGAAGAAGGTCAGGCTTATTACGCCGGGGGTTCTGAAAATAGTGGACAACAAGTTTTGGGGCcaccgaaaaagaaaaaagatattgTAGCTGAAATGTTTAAATCAGTACAAGAACACGGAGTTGAAATCTTAGATTCAGCATCAACATCTCAACCCGGAGCTTTCCGAGGGACCGGTTATCGATTAGGACAAACAGGAAATGATTCAGTAACCGTTCCAGGTTTTGTTGAACCTTCACCTCCTATTCAGGTTACAATGAAATTGTGGAGGGAGGGCTTTAGTTTGGATAATGGCCCATTAAGAGCTTATGATGATCCAtcaaatagaaattttttggatAGTGTAAGAAGAGGGGAAATCCCAACTGAGTTAAGGCAAGGTGTTAATGAGGTGCATTTAAGTATGGAAGATCATCGAATGGAGGGCTTTAAACAAACCTCTCAtggaaaattaacaaaaccaTTCTCTGGAACTGGGCACACTTTGGGAAGCCCGGCTCCCCCTACAATTGGTACTCCACTAAATGAAGATAAAAGTGTGAATGAAGCTCATGCtaaaaaacaagttaaattggATGAAGCACAACCAATAACAAA tttacaaATAAGATTAGCTGATGGATCACGATTAATAggtcaatttaataattctcATACAGTAGGTGAAGTTCGTTCTTTTATAATAGCTGCGAGACCTCAATACGAAACTCGAGCTTTTTCATTGTTATCGTCTTATCCAACAAAGGAATTGGATGACTCTCAGTCTTTGGAAGCCGCTGGTATATTAAATTCGGCGATAATgcagaaattaaaatag